One stretch of Pelmatolapia mariae isolate MD_Pm_ZW linkage group LG3_W, Pm_UMD_F_2, whole genome shotgun sequence DNA includes these proteins:
- the LOC134623860 gene encoding GTPase IMAP family member 8-like translates to MRIMLVGKNEAKKRLLGNIITEKKEFWIQSSLTKDFLVASGEWNRNPITVVKCPDLFRLSVESVRQELKKCVSLCPPGPNVLMLVKPSDFSEENRKTLKFILSLFGQDAFKHSMVVLTHNEKVNNTVQRLIQDCKERVHRFGIDKKDLKKDRQELMEKIEKILSENREGYLTLNEEAELLNLVLCGTKGVQKTSVINAILGQRKFDPPANTSECVKHQREVCGRLVSLVDLPALYGKPQKEVMEKSLRCISLCDPEGVHAFILILPVGPLSDEDKGELETIQKTFSSKVDDFTMILFTVDSDPTAPAVVKFLMEDKQIHDLCESCGGRFVVLNMKDKKNVLSSVEKITQKKGKLCSYTTETFTYAQIEKIIEKEKQIADLEGELNDLKTKTTVSYDEEIKSPDCLRIVLIGKTGCGKSTSGNTILGRKEFISETCSTSVTKFCQKAHSEIDGRPVVVVDTPGLFDSSLTYEEVNDEITKCISLLAPGPHVFLLVIQIGRFTPEEKATLELIKKVFGKNSEKFTIVLFTRGDSLEHEEMTIEDYTQKKCDHSLKKLISDCGGRYHVFNNYNKQSHSQVNELITKIDNMVKKNGGSCFTNAMLQDAEAAIKKEMQRILKDKEEEMKRQQEKLQSTYEERIQSMKKRMEEQKAEIDQEIKLRDEQLKKLQDSIRIQSEERKKEQEIRDEEDRKKTEKEQLQRQEWQQKMQELEKRLKSESESRETIYRDREVYREKIRVQQETWEKERKELKEKRKQEDEQKEKKISELQQNYKQEKEKIELERKEKEDKMKREQEGKLKDLEENYQKQIENMQEKFKEEARKKAEEFNDFKEKQENDFAALILKHIEEVKSLKEQYETDMLEKKKEYGRLKNLSEHKENSLKEEMDDLLGKHKGEMAELIVILLTQKKENKEKLKKLQKSYRTEVEKYEKKLSKENQEEEKEKIGKLQKKQKEEIKHLKANLGTKNKEEQKTQRNRLSIKHEQEMSDMKQKLLDQQQQRKKEEFYNLQKEHDKKLKEFKQELLAESETNQREKMDALYTKHEKEMDELRKECGMQDEDSIREEMDEMQKKHYKEMSELKEKLWTSEEKQSCFVS, encoded by the exons ATGAGGATCATGCTGGTCGGAAAGAACGAAGCCAAAAAAAGACTGCTGGGAAATATtatcactgaaaaaaaagagttttggaTTCAAAGTAGTCTAACTAAAGACTTTCTGGTAGCCAGTGGTGAATGGAACAGAAACCCAATAACAGTAGTGAAATGTCCAGACTTGTTCAGGCTATCTGTGGAATCTGTGAGACAAGAGCTGAAGAAGTGCGTGAGTCTTTGTCCTCCTGGACCAAATGTCCTGATGTTAGTGAAACCTTCGGACTTCTCTGAAGAGAACAGAAAAACTCTCAAGTTCATCCTGAGTTTGTTTGGTCAAGACGCCTTTAAACATTcaatggttgtcttgacacacAATGAAAAAGTGAATAACACAGTGCAAAGGCTAATCCAAGATTGCAAAGAAAGGGTGCACAGATTTGGTATTgataaaaaagatttaaaaaaagacagacaagaACTGATGGAGAAAATTGAAAAAATCCTGAGTGAGAATAGAGAAGGATATTTAACTTTAAATGAAGAGGCAGAACTTCTGAACCTGGTGTTGTGTGGTACAAAAGGAGTTCAGAAGACCTCAGTAATCAATGCTATTCTGGGACAAAGAAAGTTTGATCCACCTGCCAACACATCAGAATGTGTTAAACATCAGAGAGAGGTGTGTGGACGTTTGGTTTCCCTGGTAGATCTGCCTGCCTTGTATGGAAAACCTCAGAAGGAAGTGATGGAAAAATCACTTAGATGTATCTCCCTCTGTGATCCTGAGGGTGTCCATGCCTTCATCCTGATCCTACCCGTGGGTCCCCTCAGTGATGAAGATAAGGGAGAGTTAGAGACCATACAGAAGACATTCAGCTCTAAAGTTGATGACTTCACCATGATTCTGTTCACTGTGGACTCAGATCCTACAGCTCCAGCTGTTGTGAAGTTTCTAATGGAAGACAAGCAAATCCATGATCTCTGTGAGAGCTGTGGAGGAAGATTTGTTGTTCTCAACATGAAggacaagaaaaatgttttaagcagTGTAGAAAAAATTACTCAGAAAAAAGGCAAATTGTGCAGCTACACAACTGAAACATTTACATATGCACAAATAGAAAAGATcatagaaaaagagaaacagatcGCTGATTTGGAGGGTGAACTTAACGACCTGAAAACAAAGACTACAGTAAGCT ATGATGAAGAGATTAAGAGTCCAGACTGTCTCAGGATTGTGCTGATTGGAAAGACTGGCTGTGGAAAAAGCACTTCAGGAAACACCATTCTCGGAAGAAAAGAGTTTATATCAGAAACATGTTCAACCTCAGTCACAAAATTTTGTCAGAAAGCACACAGTGAAATAGATGGTCGTCCTGTTGTTGTGGTCGACACTCCTGGATTGTTTGACAGCAGTTTGACCTATGAAGAGGTTAATGACGAGATCACAAAATGTATCAGTCTTCTGGCTCCAGGACCACATGTCTTCCTACTGGTTATACAGATTGGCAGATTCACACCAGAAGAGAAGGCAACACTGGAACTCATCAAAAAGGTATTTGGAAAAAATTCTGAGAAGTTCACCATTGTTCTTTTCACAAGAGGAGATTCACTGGAACACGAGGAAATGACAATAGAagattacacacaaaaaaaatgtgatcattCCTTGAAGAAGCTGATCTCTGACTGTGGAGGAAGATACCATGTGTTCAATAATTATAATAAGCAAAGTCACTCACAAGTGAATGAGCTGATCACAAAAATTGACAACATGGTGAAGAAAAATGGAGGTAGCTGCTTCACCAATGCGATGCTGCAAGACGCTGAAGCAGCAATAAAGAAGGAGATGCAGAGGATTCTCAAGGATAAGGAAGAAGAGATGAAGAGACAGCAGGAAAAGCTTCAAAGTACATATGAGGAAAGAATCCAGTCCATGAAAAAAAGAATGGaagaacagaaagcagaaaTTGATCAGGAAATAAAGCTGAGAGACGAACAACTCAAAAAACTGCAGGACAGCATCCGCATTCAGtctgaagagaggaagaaagaacaAGAAATTAGAGACGAAGAAGAcaggaagaaaacagaaaaggaacAACTTCAAAGACAGGAGTGGCAACAAAAAATGCAAGAACTGGAAAAAAGACTAAAATCAGAGTCAGAATCTAGGGAAACAATTTATAGAGATCGTGAAGTGTACAGAGAAAAAATAAGAGTGCAACAAGAAACTtgggagaaggaaagaaaagaactgaaagaaaaacgTAAACAAGAAGatgaacagaaagaaaagaaaatcagcgaGCTCCAACAAAAttacaaacaagaaaaagaaaaaattgaactagaaagaaaggaaaaagaagataaaatgaaaagagaaCAGGAAGGGAAGCTTAAAGACTTGGAGGAGAACTATCAGAAACAAATTGAGAACATGCAGGAGAAGTTTAAAGAAGAGGCCAGAAAAAAAGCTGAAGAATTCAATGAtttcaaagaaaaacaggagaatGACTTTGCAGCActgattttaaaacacattgaagAGGTGAAGAGTCTGAAGGAGCAATATGAGACTGACATGctggaaaagaagaaggaaTATGGAAGATTAAAGAATCTGTCAGAACACAAAGAAAATAGTCTAAAGGAAGAGATGGATGACCTGCTGGGTAAACATAAAGGGGAAATGGCTGAGTTAATAGTGATACTCCTgactcaaaagaaagaaaacaaggaaaaactaaaaaaactacAGAAATCGTATAGAACAGAGGTGGAAAAGtatgaaaaaaaactttcaaaagagaaccaagaagaagagaaggaaaaaattGGTAAACtacagaagaaacaaaaagaggaaatcaaacatttgaaaGCAAACCTAGGAactaaaaacaaagaggaacagaaaacacaaagaaacaggctGTCCATCAAACATGAACAAGAAATGTCAGATATGAAACAAAAACTCTtagaccaacaacaacaaagaaagaaggaagaatTCTATAACTTACAAAAAGAACATGACAAAAAACTGAAGGAATTTAAACAAGAGCTTCTAGCTGAAAGTGAAAcaaatcagagagaaaaaatggaTGCACTATACACCAAACACGAAAAGGAAATGGATGAATTGAGAAAGGAATGTGGGATGCAAGATGAAGACAGTATCAGAGaagaaatggatgaaatgcagaaaaaacatTATAAAGAGATGAGTGAGTTGAAAGAAAAACTTTGGACTTCAGAGGAGAAACAGTCCTGCTTCGTctcataa